Proteins from one Streptomyces genisteinicus genomic window:
- a CDS encoding phosphonatase-like hydrolase — protein sequence MRLVVLDMAGTTVADGGLVEDAFSRAAERLGVEPGTDDHAEKLRYVRATMGESKITVFRALFHDEARAQQANAAFEEEYGRLVAGGRVAPVPGAREAVEELAAAGRTVVLSTGFARVTQDALLDALGWRGLVGLTLCPADAGGRGRPWPDLVLHALLRTRAADDVREVAVAGDTAYDMLSGLRAGAGVVAGVLTGAHDEQTLRAAGATHVLGSVAGLPALIDGTG from the coding sequence ATCCGGCTGGTCGTCCTCGACATGGCCGGCACCACCGTCGCCGACGGCGGCCTCGTCGAGGACGCCTTCTCGCGCGCCGCCGAACGGCTCGGGGTCGAGCCCGGCACCGACGACCACGCCGAGAAGCTCCGGTACGTCCGCGCCACCATGGGAGAGTCGAAGATCACCGTCTTCCGCGCGCTGTTCCACGACGAGGCCAGGGCGCAGCAGGCCAACGCCGCGTTCGAGGAGGAGTACGGCCGGCTCGTCGCCGGCGGCCGCGTCGCCCCCGTCCCCGGCGCACGCGAGGCCGTCGAGGAACTCGCCGCCGCGGGCCGCACGGTCGTGCTGAGCACCGGCTTCGCCCGCGTCACCCAGGACGCCCTCCTCGACGCGCTCGGCTGGCGCGGCCTCGTCGGGCTCACCCTCTGCCCCGCCGACGCGGGCGGCCGCGGCCGCCCCTGGCCCGATCTGGTGCTCCACGCCCTGCTGCGCACCCGTGCCGCGGACGACGTCCGCGAGGTCGCCGTGGCCGGCGACACCGCCTACGACATGCTCAGCGGCCTACGCGCCGGGGCCGGAGTCGTCGCGGGTGTGCTCACCGGCGCGCACGACGAGCAGACACTGCGCGCGGCGGGCGCCACCCACGTCCTCGGCTCCGTCGCCGGACTGCCCGCCCTGATCGACGGGACGGGCTGA
- a CDS encoding ABC transporter ATP-binding protein encodes MDGGIRFDGVTVAYDGTVVLDHLDLTVEPGEVMALLGPSGSGKTTALRAVAGFVRPASGRVFLGGRDVTGLPPHRRGIGMVVQSYALFPHLSVAENVAFGLRARKEPRAAISGRVADALEMTGMADFARRYPRELSGGQQQRVAIARALAVRPGVLLLDEPLSALDARLRSDMLAELARIHRELPDVTILYVTHDQVEALTLADRIAVMDRARLRDCGTPQELYRSPRTEFTASFVGNANLLPVSLGPAGSVVLDGVPLTVSGRSGACPGTTATLCVRPHLVGLGEGPNTLHGSVTEVQWRGATHRVHVDVGGRPLMADVRELREPPAVGDRIALHFAPEDGVLLGAGAAHG; translated from the coding sequence ATGGACGGCGGCATCCGCTTCGACGGCGTCACCGTCGCCTACGACGGCACTGTCGTCCTCGACCACCTCGACCTCACCGTCGAGCCCGGTGAGGTCATGGCCCTGCTCGGCCCCTCCGGCTCCGGCAAGACCACCGCGCTGCGCGCCGTCGCCGGCTTCGTACGCCCCGCCTCCGGCCGCGTGTTCCTCGGCGGCCGCGACGTGACCGGCCTGCCACCGCACCGCCGCGGCATCGGCATGGTCGTGCAGAGCTACGCGCTCTTCCCGCACCTGTCGGTCGCCGAGAACGTCGCCTTCGGTCTCCGGGCCCGCAAGGAACCCCGGGCCGCGATATCCGGACGGGTCGCCGATGCCCTGGAGATGACCGGTATGGCGGACTTCGCCCGCCGGTACCCGCGCGAGCTCTCCGGCGGCCAGCAGCAGCGCGTCGCCATCGCCCGGGCGCTCGCCGTACGGCCCGGTGTGCTGCTCCTGGACGAGCCGCTGTCCGCGCTGGACGCCCGGCTGCGCTCCGACATGCTCGCCGAACTCGCCCGCATTCACCGCGAACTGCCCGACGTCACGATCCTCTACGTCACCCACGACCAGGTCGAGGCGCTCACGCTCGCCGACCGGATCGCGGTCATGGACCGGGCACGGCTGAGGGATTGCGGCACCCCGCAGGAGCTGTACCGCAGCCCCCGCACCGAGTTCACCGCCTCCTTCGTCGGCAACGCCAACCTGCTGCCGGTCTCCCTCGGTCCGGCCGGCTCGGTCGTCCTCGACGGTGTTCCGCTCACGGTGTCCGGACGCAGCGGCGCCTGCCCCGGCACCACCGCCACCCTCTGCGTACGCCCCCACCTCGTCGGACTCGGCGAGGGCCCCAACACGCTCCACGGCAGCGTCACCGAGGTCCAGTGGCGCGGCGCGACCCACCGCGTCCACGTCGACGTCGGCGGCCGGCCCCTGATGGCCGACGTGCGCGAACTGCGCGAGCCCCCGGCCGTCGGCGACCGGATCGCGCTGCACTTCGCCCCCGAGGACGGGGTGCTGCTCGGCGCGGGGGCCGCACATGGCTAG